Genomic DNA from Methanofollis sp. W23:
TGCCTTCTGGTGGCTGCGCCAGCTGCGGAGTGCTGATGAGAGCGAGGTCCGTTTCTTCCGTTGCACCAAGTGTGGGCACACCTGGCGGGAATACGATTAAATCTCAGGAACGCACATAGGTATTGGGAACATCGTTCTCCACCCATATTTTTGGGCGAGGGTTGCCGAGCCAGGTCAAAGGCGCAAGGTTGAGGGCCTTGTCACGTAGGTGTTCGAGCGTTCGAATCGCTCCCCTCGCACTTCTTCTGAAATTGATTCAATGTATGAAGATTGAATCTGGTTTCGTGTTTTTGTGGCTCTGTAGAATTACCATGAAAGGGGATGAGGCGAACGCCTCATGCTGAACCAATGAAAACCGACACATTGGATTCTATTTCGGATTTCAATAGGGTTTTCATGGAAAAATGATCCTGACGATCCTCTCTTCAGGTTTGCATGAGAGTGTGAACTCGCCATATCTCGTTGAAGCCAATACGCAGAGGAGAGAAAATTCTTCTGATGGATCGGCCGCCCTGAATAGTCGAGATTTCCCTGCCATCTCGCGCCGGGGGCCTCCCCCGGACCCCCAGGACGAAGAGAGGTGGGAGCGGCGATGGAACACGATCCCCATCGGTTCTCCTCTCTCGAAAAAGAGCGATCAAGCGACGAAAAATTTTCATCCCGTATGCGTGAGCCAGAGGTTCATGCTCGATTCAACATGAAGCGAAAGCACGCCTCAAGCATACGCGATGAAAATTTCATATCGGAGTTGGATCGATTCCTGACCCCTTGTGATCGAGGAGCGAAAAGAAGTCAAGCATCATGCCGCCTCTCGGTTATCTTCAGTCCGTGGGGGGTCCGGCGCGAGACGGCGGGGAAGATTCGACAATTGGAGGCGGCACTTCGGATCGACGTGCCTTCCCCCATCATACGCGTCGGGGGCGCTGCCCCCGGACCCCCGGGACGAAGATAGAGCCGGGAAGGCACCCCCCTCCTGATCGAGAGTTGAGGATTATGCTCTTTCTTTCAATTCGCGATACCAGAGAGGTACGTCCAGTTCAAACCCCTCGTGGTCGGAGAGGATCGTCCGGATGGTCCTTTGTGATCGTTCGATCTGTTCGGAGGTGCCGGTATGGATCGAGTACCGATATGACCAGACGATGTCAGGGACGATGCTCATTGCGGCATAGAGGGAATATTTTTTCCAGAACTCGTCTGGGACGTTTCCCCCGTTGTACCCGTCAATCTGTCCGACAGAGAAGGGGACACTGACATTTCGTGAAAAGAGCGCAGTTTTGTAAAAATCATGAATCGGATCGCCCCAGTCGCAGCGGTTGAAATCGATCACCCCGCCAAATGTTCCTTCGTCGACGATGATGTTGGCAGGATGATAGTCGTCATGCTGAAATGAGGGTTCGACATTTTTCATAAGATCCATCCGGGATTCGACGTATGTGGTAATGGCGTCAAGGTCGACGCCCTCTAATTTTGTGGTGCACTCCTCAAGTGCCCTGAGATAATACTCGTGTTTCCGTTTTTTTGGCTCTGTAGAAACCCTCACATATCGTGGGGAGAATGTGTGTCATCCGCCTTCCCATAGCCTCCCGCCGGGGGCGCTGCCCCCGGACCCCCAGGATGAAGATTGGGGCGGGAAGGCTGAATAGAAGATCCTGAAAGACGGGATGCCGTCCTCGACCTATCGTGTGGCGGGGGGTCCGGGGGGTGCAACCCCCCGTCGAAGAGAACTATCAAGAGGATTTCTACAGAGCCGTTTTTTTGTCTCGTACCAACCAGGATACGATGCAGGCGCTTTCAAGGCATGCATTTTTTTCAGTTCTTCTCCGGCGGCGACACCGATCGCATACTGAACTTCATCAGAATAATTGGAAAGTGACTGCTTTGCATTTGTGCCTTCGATAAAGCGCACGATCATGAAACAGAGATCATTCTCTTCAGAAACTCCGAAGTAGTGTGCATCCGGGATCTTGTCAGAATAATCTCTGAGATCCTGGAGGAGATTGAATTCAGCTTTTTTTCTCAGGATGACCACGTCATTCGCCGGTTCACTGATCCGCAGGAGACGTTTTTCATCGCCAGGAAGACCGAGAACATATTTTTGCTCACCTGAATAGCCTTCCTCGATCTCTTCCACATAGAGATATCCGGTGATCTCATGCACTCTTTCTCGAATTTTTTCAAACTATCCCATAATATTCTCCATGAGTATATCCCAAAACTCTCTTGAGGTGAATTACTCTGCGAACCAAAGTACTGCCTTCAGCTCTGTAGAAATCATCTTGATGAAGTTCTGTAGAAACCCTCACCAATTCCTGGTGTGAACGTGACTCACCCACCTTCCCCATCATCTCGCCGGGAAGGCACACTCAATCGCCATGAAGAGCGTAATGCCGTCCACCGCCTATCTTTGCGCGGGGAGACCGTGAGGTGGCACGTCCCCACAAAGAGAACTATATCGAGGATTTCTACAGAACCCAATTTTCGAGCAGCACGCACCTCACCACAGAGAACTATGGAGTTGAATTTTCCAGATACAATTTTTTTGCATTACTTGGCTCTGTAGAAATCCTC
This window encodes:
- a CDS encoding phosphotransferase, which codes for MRVSTEPKKRKHEYYLRALEECTTKLEGVDLDAITTYVESRMDLMKNVEPSFQHDDYHPANIIVDEGTFGGVIDFNRCDWGDPIHDFYKTALFSRNVSVPFSVGQIDGYNGGNVPDEFWKKYSLYAAMSIVPDIVWSYRYSIHTGTSEQIERSQRTIRTILSDHEGFELDVPLWYRELKERA
- a CDS encoding phosphotransferase, with amino-acid sequence MHEITGYLYVEEIEEGYSGEQKYVLGLPGDEKRLLRISEPANDVVILRKKAEFNLLQDLRDYSDKIPDAHYFGVSEENDLCFMIVRFIEGTNAKQSLSNYSDEVQYAIGVAAGEELKKMHALKAPASYPGWYETKKRLCRNPLDSSLRRGVAPPGPPATR